The segment CTTCGGGGTGAACACAATATGGTATTTACACATCCACTTTGTGTGAGCTAGGCTGTAGCTCTTGGTTGCCATTGATGACCATTCCTTTCTTTGAGCCTGAACATCTCAATTTTATTGGAATGGTCATGGTGGTCAAACCCTCAATCCCTCCACCCGCATAGCGGGTGGTTTTTTGTTTCGCGCGTTTCACGCACTCAACTGGCTAAAGCCATAATAAAAGTCCCGAAGTCATTAACTCCGGGACTATCATACTGCTGCTTCATAATTATAATGCAAATTTCACATCTTTAATGTACACTTCATAACTATATTGTTTAGTTCACAACTATATTGTCACCAAACAACAACAGAAAGTATAACTCACACATTAATTCACTCCACCGTCACACTCTTCGCCAGATTACGCGGCTTGTCGACGTCGTGGCCGAGGGCCAGGGAAGCGTAGTACGCGAGCAGCTGCAGTGGAACCACCGACAGAGCTGCTGTCAGGACAGGCAGGGTCTTTGGAATTGCGAAGGCCTGGTCGACAGACTTCAGCAGGTTCACCACATGCTCCTCGTATGTGATTACCATAACATCGGCACCACGGGCTTTAACTTCCTTAATGTTGCTGACCGTCTTCTCCAGTACATCCTCTTGCGTGGCCAGAGCGATCACAGGAATACCTTCTTCAATCAAAGCCAGCGTTCCGTGCTTCAGTTCTCCTGCAGCATACGCTTCAGAGTGGATGTAAGAGATTTCTTTCAGCTTCAAAGAGCCTTCCTGGGCAACAGCGTAATCCTGTCCACGGCCAATAAAGAACAAGTGCTGGTGCTTGGAGATCTGCTCGGCATAGCCCTTGATTGCTTCCGTGTTCGCCAGCATAGACTCAACCTGCTCCGGCAGGGCGTCCATTGCAGCGATAATTTCAGCAGCTGCATCCTCGGTAATTGTACCTCGAACCTGTGCAAGGTACAGACCGAACAGATAGAAAGCAATCAGCTGGGAGCTGTACGCCTTTGTGGAGGCTACTGCAATTTCAGGGCCTGCTAAGGTTCCAACGACATCGTCCGCTTCCCGGGCGATAGAACTGCCAACTACGTTCGTAATAGCCAGCACGTGAGCACCTTTGCTCTTCGCTTCACGCAATGCTGCCAGTGTATCTGCAGTTTCACCGGATTGGCTGACGACAATGACCAAGGTTTCCGGAGTTACGATCGGATCGCGGTAGCGATATTCAGATGCTACATCATTCTCCGCAGGAATACGAACCAGCTGCTCAATGACGCTGCGTCCCACCAAGCCGGCATGATAAGCCGTCCCGCAGGCAACAATCTGAACATTCCGAATGTTCTTGATCTGTTCTTCCGTCAGCTTCAAATCCTGGAACACGACGCGGCGCCCGCTTTCATCCACACGGCCCAGCATTGTGTCACGGTAAGCCTTCGGCTGCTCGTGAATTTCTTTGAGCATGAAATGATCAAAGCCGCCTTTTTCTGCAGTGACTGCATCCCATTCGACATGAATCATTTCCCGAGAAATAAAATTCCCTTCAATCGTCATCAATTCGACAGCGTCAGCCGTAAGCACAGCCATTTCGCCATCGTTCAAAATGTATACATCACGCGTACATTTCAAAATAGCTGGAATATCGGAACCAATAAAGTTCTCGCCTTCGCCAATACCAATAATCAGCGGGCTCGCTTGACGCACTGCTACAAGCTTATCCGGCTCATACTCAGTCAGCACACCCAGAGCAAACGCTCCACGCATGAAGGTAATCGCCTTCTGCACCGCTTCAACGATATTTCCGTTGTATTCACGGGCAATAAGGTGCGAGATCACTTCGGTATCCGTCTCGGACACGAACTGATGGCCTTGCTCTATCAGCTCTTCCTTAAGCTCAAGATAATTTTCCACGATGCCGTTATGCACCACCGAGAATTTCTGGCTTTCGTCCGTATGGGGATGGGAGTTCACATCCGAAGGCTTGCCATGCGTAGCCCAACGTGTATGTCCAATTCCTGCAGTTCCTACGAGCGGAGCATTCTCCAGCTTCGACTCCAGGTTCGCCAGACGTCCTTTGGCTTTCGCAACTTGAAGACCCTCCGATGTAAATACGGCAATGCCTGCCGAATCGTACCCGCGGTACTCCAGCTTCTTCAATCCATCGATCAGCACCGTTTGCGTCTTCTGGTTCCCAATATATCCAACAATACCACACATAATAAAATTCCTCCGTTCGGTGTCCCACGATGAGACGTCAACAGAACACGGATCTGCATGTGCGGTAGAAAATACAAAGGAGAATGATTTATTCAGTTATCAACGTTCAAGCCTGTCACGCAGACTGAATTCACCGAAACCTTGAATGCACTCTTCCTCCACCGCGAATTCAAAACGCGTGTTCTCGCACACTCGTGGTTTTCCAGTTTAGTATAGTGGCACCTGCCGGCACGTTGTGGGAACAGTCGCCTGTTCCTTTTCCGATCCGGCTTACGGCTGGTGCAGCATACCGGGAGGTCCCCGCCGAACATTTCGAACACCTCCACCTCGTCAGCTTGGAATGCCGTTGGCATCTCGCTTAGCCATGGTGACTGTACGTTTCTTCCGTCAGACTCCATGATTTCATCTAAGCTACTCTGCCGTCCCCGCTCATTCACAAGCTCTGGCGCTTGTAAAGCTTCAGTAACCTCACAACCCTGCCTTTCTATTTTTGAATAACATGGTTTATTATATGCATCTCCAGCCGGTTTGGCAACTGGTCTTCCTGCCCATTGGAGCTCTCTTAGTTGTATCAACCCAAGAGCAGGCCGGTGAAACGCGATCTTTCTCTTCTCCGGCCTTTTCCTGGACAAAATACCGCTAATTACGCAAGTTCCTGCTTCACGACTTCTGCAATCTGCTGAACATAACGCTCCAGCTCTTCCTTGTCAGGTCCTTCTGCCATTACACGAATCAATGACTCTGTACCGGATGGACGAACCAGCACCCGCCCATTGCTGCCAAGAATGCCTTCAACCTCCGCAATGGCAGCAAGAATGCCTGGATTCCCCGCATACTTGCTCTTATCCCCAACGCGAACATTGACGAGCACCTGTGGATATTTGCGCATGCTCTTTTTCAGCTCGCTCAGCGGCTTCCCGGCCGATACCAATGTATCTACCAGCTGAATTCCCGTCAGAATGCCATCCCCTGTGGTATTGTAATCGAGAAAAATAACGTGCCCCGACTGCTCGCCGCCCAGATTATAGCCGCCTTTACGCATCTCTTCCATCACGTAGCGGTCACCTACTGCGGTCTTGGCTGTCTTCAGCTTCAGCGATTCGCACGCTTTATAGAAGCCAATATTGCTCATGACGGTAGACACTACGGTGCCTTCCTTCAACAATCCGGCGCGGTTCATGGCATCTCCGCAGATGCACAGAATAAAGTCGCCATCCACTTCATCTCCCGTGCTGTCGATCGCAATCAGGCGATCCGCATCGCCGTCAAAAGCAAGTCCCAGATCCGCACCGTGACGCAGCACCTCATCGCGCAGAAGCTCCGGATGTGTAGAACCGCACTCTTCATTAATGTTCAGTCCATTCGGCTCAGCGCCGATGGCAATAACCTCTGCTCCCAAATCCCGGAACAGCTGGGGAGCAAGCTCATATGCAGCTCCATGGGCACAGTCCAGCACAATCTTCAAGCCGTCAAAGCGGTTCTTGATGGTGGTCTTCAAATATTCTAAATATTTGTACTTCGCCTCTTCATCTGTGGTCATGCGCCCCAAATCCTTACCGACAGGACGAGGAAGCTCGTCTTGCTCGGCGTCCATCAGCTTCTCAATCTGCAGCTCCGTTTCATCCGACAGCTTGAAGCCGTCACCGCCAAAAAATTTAATGCCGTTATCCTCCACCGGATTATGCGACGCCGAGATCATAACCCCTGCATCCGCCTTCAGTAAACGTGTAATATAAGCGACGGCCGGTGTGCTTACGACCCCCACTCGAATGACATTCGCGCCAATGGAC is part of the Paenibacillus algicola genome and harbors:
- the glmS gene encoding glutamine--fructose-6-phosphate transaminase (isomerizing), with protein sequence MCGIVGYIGNQKTQTVLIDGLKKLEYRGYDSAGIAVFTSEGLQVAKAKGRLANLESKLENAPLVGTAGIGHTRWATHGKPSDVNSHPHTDESQKFSVVHNGIVENYLELKEELIEQGHQFVSETDTEVISHLIAREYNGNIVEAVQKAITFMRGAFALGVLTEYEPDKLVAVRQASPLIIGIGEGENFIGSDIPAILKCTRDVYILNDGEMAVLTADAVELMTIEGNFISREMIHVEWDAVTAEKGGFDHFMLKEIHEQPKAYRDTMLGRVDESGRRVVFQDLKLTEEQIKNIRNVQIVACGTAYHAGLVGRSVIEQLVRIPAENDVASEYRYRDPIVTPETLVIVVSQSGETADTLAALREAKSKGAHVLAITNVVGSSIAREADDVVGTLAGPEIAVASTKAYSSQLIAFYLFGLYLAQVRGTITEDAAAEIIAAMDALPEQVESMLANTEAIKGYAEQISKHQHLFFIGRGQDYAVAQEGSLKLKEISYIHSEAYAAGELKHGTLALIEEGIPVIALATQEDVLEKTVSNIKEVKARGADVMVITYEEHVVNLLKSVDQAFAIPKTLPVLTAALSVVPLQLLAYYASLALGHDVDKPRNLAKSVTVE
- the glmM gene encoding phosphoglucosamine mutase, encoding MGKYFGTDGVRGVANQELTAEMAYSIGRCGGYVLAGSKEKPNVVIGMDTRISGAMLESALAAGLLSIGANVIRVGVVSTPAVAYITRLLKADAGVMISASHNPVEDNGIKFFGGDGFKLSDETELQIEKLMDAEQDELPRPVGKDLGRMTTDEEAKYKYLEYLKTTIKNRFDGLKIVLDCAHGAAYELAPQLFRDLGAEVIAIGAEPNGLNINEECGSTHPELLRDEVLRHGADLGLAFDGDADRLIAIDSTGDEVDGDFILCICGDAMNRAGLLKEGTVVSTVMSNIGFYKACESLKLKTAKTAVGDRYVMEEMRKGGYNLGGEQSGHVIFLDYNTTGDGILTGIQLVDTLVSAGKPLSELKKSMRKYPQVLVNVRVGDKSKYAGNPGILAAIAEVEGILGSNGRVLVRPSGTESLIRVMAEGPDKEELERYVQQIAEVVKQELA